AGGAGATGAAAATGCAACGAGGGCGGTTGGTAGTGCCAACGGGAAAAACCCCGTTGCCATTATTGTTCCTTGCCACCGTGTGATTGGTAGCTCGGGCAAACTCACCGGCTATGCAGGAGGATTGTGGCGCAAAGAATGGCTTCTCAAGCACGAGCAAGGTGTAATCTTTGGCAAACAAACTGAACTCTTTTAAATTTCATATTCCAGTTATTTATTGCTTAATTTGTAGTACTAATACAATTGCGCGCGTGAGCAAGAAAGACTTTTTTTCGGAATTCCTAAAACAAGGCAAAAACATTGGGTCTGTTACTCCCAGCTCAAAATTTTTGGTAAAAAAAATGGTGGATCCGATCCAATTCAAAAATGTAAAATGCATTGTTGAACTTGGACCTGGTACCGGTATCATCACGCATGAAATTTTAAAAAACATGCCCCAAGATGCAATTCTTTTGGCTTTTGAAATCAACAAGGAATTTTGTGACATCTTGAATCAGATTGATGATTCGCGATTAAAAGTTATCAGCGACTCTGCAGAAAAATTAGAAGAATACTTACAGAAATACAATGTAGAAAAAGTAGATTACGTAGTGTCATCACTTCCACTTTTCATGATTCCCAACACAGTGGTAGACGCCATTCTGGAAGTTGTATTAAAAGTATTGAAGAAAGACGGAGCATTTATCCAATATCAATATTCTTTAAATGCCTATAAACGTTTTAAAAACACATTTAAAAATGTGGCTTTAAATTTCACACCTATGAATATTCCTCCTGCTTTTATATTCACCTGCACCATTTAGGGAGCATTGATGGTTTCCAATTCTTCAAACGATTCAACAATCAACTGCTTTTTCTTTCTACCCACCCGATAATAAACAATTGCACCCTGAGTAAAATCTGCGATGGGAACAACCAGATTCATCGGTGGACTACCTGGTCGACCGCCTCCTCTGTTTTTCATAGAAGCAAAATGAATTTGAAAAACACCTTTCCCTTTAAGTTGATTCGAACAAACCACGGGATTTCCCGGAGCCAGAACCGTTGCATCGGCAAGTTTAAATACCGTAAACGCAATTGCTTTTTGCGTATAGACATTAACAACCGAATCGATGGTAAATGTGCATTTTTTCGATTTTTTCAATTCCAGCACATGGTTGGTCGTGGATGTTGGAGATGCACCCGCATTAATTGTTTGTTTGGTGGCTTTCTGAAGTTTCAACTCTTGCGCAAACGAAACAGTAGAAATAAAAATCAATCCCAAAAATAATTTATTCATTTTATTCAAATTTATCAATTGAGTAAATTTAGTTATTTTTATAGTATGTATATACCACCTTATTATAAAGAATCGGATGAGCAGAAACTGATTGCATTTATGCAAACTTATAATTTTGCTACACTTATAAGCACGAACAATGCCAATATTTTAGCAACACATTTACCTTTTGTAATTGAGAAAAGAGGAGAACAACTCTTTTTAGTTTGCCATATGGCGAAAGCGAATCCACAGTGGGAATCCTTTACAGAAAATGAGGTTCTTGTCATCTTCCAAGGACCGCATGCGTATATTTCGCCTTCAAACTATGAGAAACAACAAAATGTCCCAACGTGGAATTACATTGCCGTTCATGCAACAGGCAAAGCAAAAATCGTATCAAACCCGTCAGAAGTGATGGCATTGATGGAAAAAACGATTCATCAGTTCGAACAAAAATTTTATGAGCAATGGAAAACCTTATCTCCTGATTATATCAATGGAATGTTAAAAGCAATTGTCGCTTTTGAAATTGAAGTGACGAAACTCGAAGGAAAATTCAAACTAAGCCAGAACAAAACAAAAAACGAACAACAAAACATCGTCCATTCATTAGAACAAAGTGAGGATACGACTCAAAAAGAGATCTCTAAGGAGATGAAGAAAAAACTATAACGTTATTTATAGTTTTTATGGTAGCTCAACGCACCTGATGGGCAGCAATCAATCTGTTGCATTATTTTTTCTGACGTAGCGCCATCTATTTTCACCCAAGGCTTTTCAGTTGGCTTAAAAACATCGCCTAAACCTTTCCAACAATTTTTAGAATGGGTACATTTATGTGGTTGCCAAGCAACAGTTAGGTCGTTATTCTTGTAGTGAATGGTAACTTCTTTATTTTCCATCGTTCTTAAATTTAAAATAAAACATCGTTGTATTCGGGTACTTTATCAAAAATGGCTTTTGCAAAAGGGCAAAGTGGCAAAATTTTAATTTTATGTTCTCGTGCAAAGTTAACAGCTTTAGCTACGAGTTGTTTACCCACTCCTTTTCCTGACAAAACAGGATTGACTTCCGTGTGAGAAATAATCATTTTGTCTGCTCCCGCCATCGAATACTCTAATTTTGCCAGCACTTCATTATTTTCTTCAACAGAAAATAAACCTTTATTTGGTTCATGTATATGTTTGATATCCATCTGCTGTTATTTCATTTTATTAAATGCTTCTGTAAACCAAAGTAGTTCTTTCAAAAATCCGGCAGCACGTTTATCTGTTGTTTCTGTATGAATTGCATTTCCTTTCTCGTCAAAATTATCTTGAACCAGTGGTACAGGGAACGTAGCAGAAACAGGAACAGCTCTAATCTTCAACAAAACGGATTGCAAGAGCGCCAATGCATTTAGTCCTGCAAAATTTCCGGAAGAGACACTAGCCAATCCGATTGGTTTATGATACCATTCGTTATACAGTAAATCGATTGCATTCTTCAAACTAGCAGGGTATCCACCATTGTATTCCGGGAAAACCATAATCACGGCATCAGCCTTCATTATTTTTTCAGAAAACAATTTAGATGCTGCATCGGCATCAGCCGTTTTTGAAAGTCGCTCCTCCAACACCGGAAAATTAAATTCTTTCAAATCTAAAATTTCGGAGGTCGCAAGTTTATTTTCTTTAATGTATTTGTCAAAGTACAATGCAACATTGTGACTTTGCCGATCGATTCTTACGCTACCTGAAATTATTGCGATGTGGTACATATTTAAAATTATTTAATTGATTTTAAAACCGTTTCTGTTTTTGCCAACATTTCATCCGTAAAATCCAAATGGGTTACGAATCGGATGGCCTGTTTCCCAAAGCCGACAGCTTTGATGTGATGATCAGCGAGCTTCTGAAGAAAGGCCTCAGGATTTACAGTAGCTTTTAGATTAAAGATAATGATATTTGTATCAACAGGCAATACCGTATCTATATAATCTAAAGAAGCCATCGTACTTGCCAATTGTTTTGCTCGTGCATGATCTTCTTTCAAGCGCGTCACATGATGCTCCAAGGCATAAATTCCTGCCGCTGCCAAATAACCTGCCTGGCGCATACCACCACCAAATACTTTTCTAACTCTTCGTGCTTTACGGATAAATTCTTTTTCTCCTAATAGTATTGAACCCACCGGAGCGCCTAAGCCTTTTGAAAGGCAAATAGATATAGAATCGAAACAATTTCCGATTTGAGAAGTAGTATAACCGGCTTCAACAATTGCATTAAAAATACGAGCGCCATCCAGGTGATACTTTAAATTATTTTTTTTACAAACTTCGGATAGTTCCTGCATTTGTTGCAAAGAATAACAGCTTCCACCTGCTCTGTTTGCGGTATTTTCTATACAGACTAAACTGGTTTGTGTTAACCAATCGTAGGTAGGATTAATACTTTCCTGCACCTGTTGCGCAGAGATTCTGCCTCGGTCGCCTTGAATTAATTTTGCCTGTGCACCCGAATTAGAAGCAATACCTCCACCTTCATAATTATAAATATGAGCGGTTGTATCACACAGCACTTCATCACCGGGTTGTGTATGCACTTTTATTGCAATCTGATTGGTCATTGTACCAGAAGGACAAAATACAGCGGCTTCTTTTCCGAACATTTTTGCCGCTTTTTGCTCCAAGGCAATAACTGTTGGTTCTTCACCAAACACATCATCTCCAACTTCAGCATTAAACATGGCATCCAACATTTGTTTTGATGGTTTTGTAACCGTATCGCTTCTTAAATCTATTATCATGGAAATTATATTTTGTATTCATCTCCCTCTCTTTGAGAAGAGAGCGAAGTGTGGTGTTATTTTTTTCTGGCAATCATTAAACCATCGCGCACCGGTAACAACATGTGTTCAACACGCGGATCGTTGTGAATTTTTTTATTGTAGTCGTGGATGGCTTTTGTATCGGCATCCATTTTATTTTCTGCATCTAATACTTTCCCACTCCACAATACATTATCAGCAATTATATAACCACCTGTCCTTACTTTATCGAAAATCAAATCGTAATAAGCAGCATAATTTTTTTTATCGGCATCAATAAAAACCAAATCAAACGTTTCATTGATAGTAGGGATAATCGTTAAGGCATTCCCTAAATAATAATTCACACTATTGGTTAAGCCGGCTTCATCAAAAAAGGAACGCACCATCTTTTCTAATTCCTCATTTACATCTATAGTGTGAAGTTTTCCGTTTTCTTGCAATCCTTGTGCTAAGCAAATACCTGAATAGCCGGTATAAGTACCAATTTCCAATATTTGTTTTGGTTGGATCATTTTGCTCAACATTGTCAATAAATTCCCTTGCATGTGGCCCGACAACATTCTTGGCATCATCACTTTTGCATGCGTTTCTCTATTCAACTTTTTAAGCACATCGGATTCATCCTGAGACAGCTCTAAAGCATAATTTTCTATTTTTTCGTCTATAAATTCCATTCTTATCTCAATTTGTATCACGAATGTACACAATAATGTGGTGTTCTAAAAAAAAACCTAAAAATCGAAAACAACACAGATATATCTAAGGATTCGGAGGTGTTTTTGAATTTTAAAATCAGCCTTTTCAACGATGCGATGTTTATAAGTTTGGGTTTTATGAAGTTGCAACACGCTATATTATAGAGAATTTAGTCAAGTTAATAGAAGAACTGTGCTTACTCCTTTGTGTTAACAAAAACCAATTCTATGAAAAAAACACTTTTAGTCTTTTCCATTCTACTCCTGTTTTCCAATGCTTTTGCACAAAAAAGCATGAAACCCAATTTAAAGCAGCTTAGTAAAGAAGAGGCCAAAAAGCTTTCTGATGCAGAATATTTCTTCACAGAAGAAAACTACTTAAGAGCTTTACCATTGTTTATTGAGCTGATGACAGCTCACTCTGATGATTTATACTTTAAATTAAAATCGGGTATCTGTTATTTGAGTAAAAGCGATGAAAAGAATAAGGCCATCGACTTATTTAAAGCTGTTCAAACAGGAGATCCGAAGAATACTGAAATCAACTTTTATCTGGGCAGGGCTTATCATTTGAATTACGATTTCGAATCGGCAATTATGTCCCTCAATAATTATTTAGCGCAAAAGCCGGCTCCTTCTGTTAACCAACAAATTCTGGCAAAACGCTACATCGAGAACAGTAAAAATGCAAAAGTATTTATGGAGATCAAGGTAAGATGTGATATTTCTAACATTGGAAATGTCATCAATACCGAAAATCAAGAAGGCGTACCGGTGATTTCATCCGATGAATCTGTACTTATTTATACCTATTCAGGTCCAAGAAGTACAGGAGGATTGATGGATGAAGAATTTAATCCAGATCCTAATGGTATTTATTATTTAGATGTATTTATTGCACAACGCGTTGGCGAAAATTGGTTAAATCCTGAAAGTATCGGAATTAATATCAATACAAAGAACCACGATGCTAGTATTGCGTTATCCTCTGACGGACAAAAGCTATTTATCTTCCACAGTACAGAAAAAGATGGTGGAGATATCTATATGAGTACTTTAAAAGGAAATACTTGGGGCGAGGCCGTTGCACTTGGACCAAACATCAATACAAAATATTGGGAAGGCAGCTGTTCTTTATCATCGGATGAACAAACCTTGTACTTTGTAAGTGAACGTCCGGGTGGTTTAGGAGGACGAGATATTTATATCAGCAAAAAAATGCCTGACGGAAGTTGGGGAAAAGCAGAAAACTTAGGACCAACAATCAATACACCATTTGACGATGATGCGCCTTTTATTCATCCTGATGGAATTACCTTATTCTTCAGTTCTCAAGGACATAATAGCATTGGTGGATACGATATTATGTATTCCGCTTTCAAAGATGGTAAATGGGGAGAGCCAACAAACATTGGCTATCCAATTAATACAACAGAGGATGAACGCTATTATGTATTAACAGCAGACGGTGAACATGGTTATTATTCATCGGATATGAAAGGTGGATTCGGACAACAAGATATTTATTCTGTAACTCCAGGATATTTTGGTGAAAAACCAATTTTAGCGTTGGTGGTAGGAACTGTATTTGCAAATGATAATGCGGTGGATGCTACTATCAGTGTTACCAACGCAGAAACCGGTGAAAAGCAAGGTACTTACCACTCTAACTCTGAAAGTGGTAAATATTTAATTGCATTGACTCCCGGAAACAATTATAAAGTTGCCATAGAAGTAGAAGGATATGAAGCACAGATACAATATGTAAATGTTAAGAGTTTAGAAACATTTGTTCAGGTGCAAAAAGACTTTAAACTTTATACAGATGAGTATAAGAAAAATAGTGGAGTAACTTCTGTAAAAGATTCTTCTAATCTTATACAACTTCAGATTAACGAACAAATAAGAAGATACAACGAAGAGCGAAAAGCAGAAATTTATGAAGCAAGGGTTTACCAAGATCTTATTCGTAAATATGGTGAACTAAAAAAAGAATGTGTTACCTATAACTTAGAACTGGGAACCTTTGAAAAAGCAAGCGACTTTAATCCTTCTAAATTAAAAGGATTAGGTGATATTCAAGAACGTAAAGATGCCTTTGGAACCACTTTTTACTTTGGCGGTTTTGAAACCTTGTTGAATGCTGAGATATTCAAATACAAAGTGATAGACAAGGATACCTCTTTAAAAAATGTTGTTGTAACTGTAAATGATTGCGGTGCTCGCAAACTTATTCAACAATATTATTCTTACGAATACACACGTAAAGATTACAATGCCCCTACTGATACAAAATTAATAAAGGAGAAAAAAGGAATTGTAGATTTAAATACAAATCAAGTTGTAACCAACCTGGTGAAGGATGAAGGAAAATCTGAAATCTCAGGGTTAACGTATAAATTAGAAATTGGAGCAGTTGATAATCCAAACGATTTTAAAGGACAGGACTTAAGCAAATACGGCAAGATTGAAAGCAAAACATACCCTGATGGTAAAACACGTTACACGATGGGACCTTTCAAAACATTAGCTGAAGCTGAAGCCTTCAAAAAAATGTTGATTGAAAAAGAACCTGCTGCTGCAGAATCTTTCGTAACGGTTTTCTTCTTTGGTGTTCGTAAAACCATGGAAGAACAGAACAACCCTTGTAACCCGAATGCACCAAGTGATTTCTCAGCGTTTGTTGGTAAAGATTTAAACGACAAAGACACCTACAATAAATTGTTGGAAATGGCCGGAAACAATTGTGCAGAAGGATTAGTATTTAGAGTTCAGATTGGTGCTTACCGCAAACCACAAAACTTTAAACATAAAAACTTAAACAAATTAGAGCCTCCTGCTCCCCAAGTAACTCCTTATCCGGATGGTATTACTCGTTTCACGATGCGTGAATTCACCACCCTCAAGGATGCTGAAGCATTCCGTCAGGAATGTATCCGTTTAGGAACGAAAGACGCATGGGTTACTGCCTTTTACAATGGAAACAGAATGTTGCTGCAGGATTTAATCGCAAACAATTTCTACAATAGAAAAATCAACTAGTTTTTATAAATCACTAAAAAGAAAAAGGTTAATCGGAATACACGATTAACCTTTTCTTTTTTTAT
This sequence is a window from Bacteroidota bacterium. Protein-coding genes within it:
- a CDS encoding methyltransferase domain-containing protein → MSKKDFFSEFLKQGKNIGSVTPSSKFLVKKMVDPIQFKNVKCIVELGPGTGIITHEILKNMPQDAILLAFEINKEFCDILNQIDDSRLKVISDSAEKLEEYLQKYNVEKVDYVVSSLPLFMIPNTVVDAILEVVLKVLKKDGAFIQYQYSLNAYKRFKNTFKNVALNFTPMNIPPAFIFTCTI
- a CDS encoding FMN-binding negative transcriptional regulator; protein product: MYIPPYYKESDEQKLIAFMQTYNFATLISTNNANILATHLPFVIEKRGEQLFLVCHMAKANPQWESFTENEVLVIFQGPHAYISPSNYEKQQNVPTWNYIAVHATGKAKIVSNPSEVMALMEKTIHQFEQKFYEQWKTLSPDYINGMLKAIVAFEIEVTKLEGKFKLSQNKTKNEQQNIVHSLEQSEDTTQKEISKEMKKKL
- a CDS encoding (4Fe-4S)-binding protein — encoded protein: MENKEVTIHYKNNDLTVAWQPHKCTHSKNCWKGLGDVFKPTEKPWVKIDGATSEKIMQQIDCCPSGALSYHKNYK
- a CDS encoding N-acetyltransferase; its protein translation is MDIKHIHEPNKGLFSVEENNEVLAKLEYSMAGADKMIISHTEVNPVLSGKGVGKQLVAKAVNFAREHKIKILPLCPFAKAIFDKVPEYNDVLF
- a CDS encoding NAD(P)H-dependent oxidoreductase; this encodes MYHIAIISGSVRIDRQSHNVALYFDKYIKENKLATSEILDLKEFNFPVLEERLSKTADADAASKLFSEKIMKADAVIMVFPEYNGGYPASLKNAIDLLYNEWYHKPIGLASVSSGNFAGLNALALLQSVLLKIRAVPVSATFPVPLVQDNFDEKGNAIHTETTDKRAAGFLKELLWFTEAFNKMK
- a CDS encoding aminotransferase class I/II-fold pyridoxal phosphate-dependent enzyme produces the protein MIIDLRSDTVTKPSKQMLDAMFNAEVGDDVFGEEPTVIALEQKAAKMFGKEAAVFCPSGTMTNQIAIKVHTQPGDEVLCDTTAHIYNYEGGGIASNSGAQAKLIQGDRGRISAQQVQESINPTYDWLTQTSLVCIENTANRAGGSCYSLQQMQELSEVCKKNNLKYHLDGARIFNAIVEAGYTTSQIGNCFDSISICLSKGLGAPVGSILLGEKEFIRKARRVRKVFGGGMRQAGYLAAAGIYALEHHVTRLKEDHARAKQLASTMASLDYIDTVLPVDTNIIIFNLKATVNPEAFLQKLADHHIKAVGFGKQAIRFVTHLDFTDEMLAKTETVLKSIK
- a CDS encoding O-methyltransferase, with the translated sequence MEFIDEKIENYALELSQDESDVLKKLNRETHAKVMMPRMLSGHMQGNLLTMLSKMIQPKQILEIGTYTGYSGICLAQGLQENGKLHTIDVNEELEKMVRSFFDEAGLTNSVNYYLGNALTIIPTINETFDLVFIDADKKNYAAYYDLIFDKVRTGGYIIADNVLWSGKVLDAENKMDADTKAIHDYNKKIHNDPRVEHMLLPVRDGLMIARKK
- a CDS encoding PD40 domain-containing protein, translating into MKKTLLVFSILLLFSNAFAQKSMKPNLKQLSKEEAKKLSDAEYFFTEENYLRALPLFIELMTAHSDDLYFKLKSGICYLSKSDEKNKAIDLFKAVQTGDPKNTEINFYLGRAYHLNYDFESAIMSLNNYLAQKPAPSVNQQILAKRYIENSKNAKVFMEIKVRCDISNIGNVINTENQEGVPVISSDESVLIYTYSGPRSTGGLMDEEFNPDPNGIYYLDVFIAQRVGENWLNPESIGININTKNHDASIALSSDGQKLFIFHSTEKDGGDIYMSTLKGNTWGEAVALGPNINTKYWEGSCSLSSDEQTLYFVSERPGGLGGRDIYISKKMPDGSWGKAENLGPTINTPFDDDAPFIHPDGITLFFSSQGHNSIGGYDIMYSAFKDGKWGEPTNIGYPINTTEDERYYVLTADGEHGYYSSDMKGGFGQQDIYSVTPGYFGEKPILALVVGTVFANDNAVDATISVTNAETGEKQGTYHSNSESGKYLIALTPGNNYKVAIEVEGYEAQIQYVNVKSLETFVQVQKDFKLYTDEYKKNSGVTSVKDSSNLIQLQINEQIRRYNEERKAEIYEARVYQDLIRKYGELKKECVTYNLELGTFEKASDFNPSKLKGLGDIQERKDAFGTTFYFGGFETLLNAEIFKYKVIDKDTSLKNVVVTVNDCGARKLIQQYYSYEYTRKDYNAPTDTKLIKEKKGIVDLNTNQVVTNLVKDEGKSEISGLTYKLEIGAVDNPNDFKGQDLSKYGKIESKTYPDGKTRYTMGPFKTLAEAEAFKKMLIEKEPAAAESFVTVFFFGVRKTMEEQNNPCNPNAPSDFSAFVGKDLNDKDTYNKLLEMAGNNCAEGLVFRVQIGAYRKPQNFKHKNLNKLEPPAPQVTPYPDGITRFTMREFTTLKDAEAFRQECIRLGTKDAWVTAFYNGNRMLLQDLIANNFYNRKIN